One segment of Bacillus alkalisoli DNA contains the following:
- the uppP gene encoding undecaprenyl-diphosphatase UppP: protein MSILEAIIFGIVQGITEFLPISSTAHIVITQLLLGYNFPGFAFEIFLHLASIVAVVIYFRKDLWKVITGFFRYFKQKTPENKAQFWFAIYIVVATIITGGLGVVLKDIFDESMKRPLTISITLAITGVALIYIERFHRYGTREEKDMTLKDSFIVGLGQTIAVFPGISRSGATLVTALLAGLSRETAVRYSFLLSIPVILGSTVLAFGDVTTDMLSAIGTPALIVSFIVTFIFSWLGIVWLIDFLKRSKLIYFAIYCFVVAILVYVFIPADTVMNL from the coding sequence ATGTCAATTTTAGAAGCAATTATTTTTGGAATAGTACAAGGTATTACTGAGTTTTTACCCATTTCAAGTACAGCTCATATTGTCATTACACAGCTTTTACTAGGATACAATTTCCCGGGTTTTGCGTTTGAAATTTTTCTACACTTAGCATCCATAGTAGCTGTAGTAATTTATTTTAGAAAAGATTTATGGAAAGTAATTACCGGATTCTTTCGTTATTTTAAGCAAAAAACTCCTGAAAACAAAGCGCAATTTTGGTTTGCCATATATATAGTTGTAGCAACTATTATTACTGGTGGGTTAGGCGTAGTATTAAAAGATATCTTTGACGAGTCAATGAAAAGACCATTAACAATCTCTATTACTTTAGCTATTACTGGTGTAGCTTTAATTTACATTGAGCGTTTCCACCGTTATGGTACTCGCGAAGAGAAAGATATGACTTTAAAAGATTCATTTATTGTTGGTTTAGGACAAACAATTGCGGTGTTTCCGGGAATTTCACGTTCCGGTGCAACGTTAGTTACAGCACTACTTGCTGGATTAAGTCGTGAAACAGCAGTACGTTATTCATTCTTGTTATCCATTCCAGTTATTTTAGGATCTACTGTATTAGCTTTCGGAGACGTTACGACTGACATGTTATCAGCTATTGGAACTCCAGCATTAATCGTTTCCTTTATTGTTACATTCATTTTTTCTTGGTTAGGAATCGTCTGGCTCATTGATTTCTTAAAGCGTAGTAAATTAATTTATTTTGCCATTTATTGTTTTGTAGTTGCAATTTTAGTTTACGTATTTATCCCTGCAGACACTGTTATGAATCTATAA
- the crcB gene encoding fluoride efflux transporter CrcB, which yields MDNIFPVLIMISGGLGAVARYIAGVWIMKRYPTPIIPIGMLAVNVIGSFFLGVLYGMIYEEPNVLYQNPYFVTIGIGFLGAFTTFSTFSVEVVQLIKEKLYKKAGLYVAVSVIGSILSFALAFILMKI from the coding sequence ATGGATAATATATTTCCTGTTTTAATCATGATTAGTGGAGGGCTAGGAGCAGTGGCAAGATATATAGCGGGCGTTTGGATAATGAAAAGGTATCCGACTCCGATTATTCCTATTGGCATGCTAGCTGTCAACGTTATTGGATCATTTTTTCTAGGAGTCTTGTATGGGATGATTTATGAAGAACCTAATGTGTTATATCAAAATCCATATTTTGTAACAATAGGTATAGGCTTTCTTGGTGCTTTCACCACGTTTTCTACTTTTAGTGTAGAGGTAGTTCAGTTAATAAAAGAAAAATTGTATAAAAAAGCTGGTCTATATGTTGCAGTAAGTGTTATTGGCTCTATACTAAGCTTTGCATTAGCATTTATTTTAATGAAAATTTAA
- a CDS encoding helix-turn-helix transcriptional regulator has product MLMEQRVVNASKMDIGSKIKFYRLQRNMKQDELAKGIISVSYLSKIENNLTAPSNEVLQLLCDRLDVNVFMEEDKALHKEIIDWYKCMETSALEVSKKKYEELLLKIKILSNTETFIYFLLFEVRYFLMIREHEKAKNMLNNLQQYIELFDLHMHYYYQKFYALYTYRTNDFIAALEQFKKAEELFHRSIHFEKEEEADLYYLLGLAFSQTMKIPISITYTSQALSIYQAIYETKRCAECHILLGISYRRIGEYERSEKSYILAQRVADTRNDTYLKALLHHNIGKLYAVQNKSQQALEEFTKSYDLKQNASIASKLNTIYCIAIENEKLENLEEAKKWLTLGENYLNEVVNLKEYEEYIIYFTMLEKVVLADYEFLDEYFQEKALPYFRQHDLREQFVMYAEKLALHFEACYKYKKSSYYYSLCFQELKQQTHY; this is encoded by the coding sequence ATGCTGATGGAACAACGTGTTGTGAATGCTTCTAAAATGGATATCGGAAGTAAAATAAAGTTTTATCGATTACAACGAAATATGAAACAAGATGAATTAGCAAAAGGAATCATCTCTGTTTCCTACTTATCTAAAATAGAGAATAATTTAACTGCTCCTAGTAATGAAGTTCTTCAATTACTTTGTGACAGGCTGGATGTAAATGTTTTTATGGAAGAAGATAAAGCTCTACATAAAGAAATAATCGACTGGTATAAGTGTATGGAAACTTCAGCTTTAGAAGTTAGTAAGAAAAAGTACGAAGAGCTATTGTTAAAAATAAAAATATTAAGCAACACAGAAACATTTATTTACTTTCTCTTGTTCGAAGTTCGGTATTTTTTAATGATTCGTGAACATGAGAAAGCAAAAAACATGTTAAACAACTTACAGCAATATATCGAGCTGTTTGACTTGCATATGCATTACTATTATCAGAAGTTTTATGCCCTCTATACGTACAGAACGAATGACTTTATTGCTGCGTTAGAACAATTTAAAAAGGCGGAGGAGCTATTTCATCGCTCTATTCATTTTGAAAAAGAAGAGGAAGCAGATCTATACTATTTGCTCGGTTTAGCTTTTAGTCAAACGATGAAGATCCCTATTAGTATTACATACACTTCTCAAGCGTTAAGTATTTATCAAGCCATTTACGAGACGAAGAGGTGTGCGGAATGTCATATTTTATTAGGAATCTCTTACAGAAGGATAGGAGAATATGAAAGGTCAGAAAAAAGTTATATTCTTGCTCAAAGAGTTGCAGATACTAGAAATGATACTTATTTAAAAGCTTTGCTTCATCATAATATTGGAAAACTATATGCTGTACAAAACAAATCTCAACAAGCATTAGAAGAATTTACAAAAAGCTATGATTTAAAACAAAATGCAAGTATTGCAAGCAAGTTGAATACTATCTATTGTATAGCAATTGAAAACGAAAAATTAGAGAACTTAGAAGAAGCGAAAAAATGGTTAACCTTAGGGGAAAACTATCTTAATGAAGTAGTGAATCTCAAAGAATATGAAGAGTATATTATTTATTTTACAATGTTAGAGAAGGTTGTTTTAGCTGATTACGAGTTTCTTGATGAGTATTTTCAAGAAAAAGCGTTGCCTTATTTCCGTCAACATGACCTTAGAGAGCAATTTGTGATGTATGCGGAAAAATTAGCTTTACATTTTGAAGCTTGTTATAAATATAAAAAATCAAGCTATTATTACTCGCTATGTTTTCAAGAACTTAAGCAACAAACTCACTATTAA
- a CDS encoding MerR family transcriptional regulator — translation MDKKTLDVAEDLGMSARTIREWVRKFDIPCEKNDYGHYIYSEQAIAQLEKIKADSEVAVSQERSLVNRKGKVELRMNNYDDQQLSRLEDRIYAAERIIEQKADEVVAYQLLQQRKEIEELTNKMEMLEARLLNIENKRQKQLDPPMVLDQTPLKQKRRGMLRSIFSL, via the coding sequence ATGGATAAAAAAACGTTGGATGTTGCTGAAGATTTAGGGATGTCAGCTAGAACGATACGCGAATGGGTAAGAAAATTCGATATTCCTTGTGAAAAGAATGATTATGGCCATTACATCTATAGCGAACAAGCAATCGCTCAACTCGAAAAAATAAAAGCAGACAGTGAAGTTGCAGTCTCCCAAGAACGTTCACTTGTTAACCGAAAAGGAAAGGTAGAACTTCGAATGAATAATTATGATGATCAACAACTTTCTAGACTAGAAGACCGTATTTATGCTGCTGAACGCATCATTGAACAAAAAGCAGATGAAGTTGTTGCTTATCAACTTCTCCAACAAAGAAAAGAGATAGAGGAATTAACAAATAAAATGGAAATGTTAGAAGCGAGACTTCTAAATATAGAAAATAAAAGACAAAAACAACTAGATCCACCAATGGTGTTAGATCAAACACCTTTGAAACAAAAGCGTAGAGGTATGCTACGTTCCATATTTAGCCTTTGA
- a CDS encoding fluoride efflux transporter FluC yields MTKNLIAIFLGGAIGALLRYYINLGTITMTFPIGTVLENLIGSLLLGLLTGFLIKTTISEWLKVGLGVGVCGGFTTMSTLAGDANILLMNGSLDYVILYILTSVLGGILLAAIGVYFGLRIGIKALEKKKKVYGHG; encoded by the coding sequence ATGACAAAAAACTTAATTGCGATTTTTTTGGGAGGGGCAATAGGAGCGTTGCTTCGTTATTACATAAATTTAGGAACAATTACGATGACTTTTCCCATAGGTACTGTCTTAGAAAATTTAATTGGGAGTCTTCTGTTAGGTTTACTCACGGGTTTCCTAATCAAAACAACGATCAGTGAATGGTTAAAAGTCGGTCTTGGAGTAGGTGTTTGTGGAGGCTTTACAACGATGTCCACATTAGCAGGAGATGCAAATATTTTACTTATGAATGGCTCTTTAGATTATGTCATCTTGTACATATTAACTTCTGTATTGGGAGGAATATTGCTAGCAGCAATTGGAGTTTATTTTGGATTAAGAATTGGTATTAAAGCTTTAGAGAAGAAAAAGAAGGTGTACGGGCATGGATAA
- a CDS encoding ATP-binding protein: MDYVKDIILNLFFILFPILLYHSISFYNREKYSQMKRELIIFLHCAFAAILCMTFPIPIGNELQYDLRSIPIFVSIIYGGYISGFLTVLSILIYRAFLGGDEGMLATLIAIPFFVILPTLLHPYWRKFTKKKKLVLLLPMALIKMISSAIALSLSSYYYGLGMAHYDHTILHAAVGGAIFLITLYLCFLTIEYFYDVHQLQKQYNRAKKLQLVSELAASVAHEIRNPLTVVNGFIQLLGTERNKANQEYVPIILKELQTTEKVITNYLELASNDLSSAKPLGTKDLINTVFDSINTYSQNSNVQLVRSEKKNYRIRGDKEQLSLAIINILKNCIDAIEHENGNIQVKSYLKGNEVNFEIRDNGKGMTLEEINILGEPRYQLHEKGTGLGLMTAFSIIYAHGGDIFISSKPKKGTTFIVSLPGYKKEGA, encoded by the coding sequence ATGGACTACGTAAAAGATATAATATTGAATTTATTTTTTATTCTCTTTCCTATCCTTTTATATCATAGCATTTCCTTTTACAATCGAGAAAAATATTCACAAATGAAAAGGGAATTAATTATTTTTCTTCACTGTGCTTTTGCTGCAATTCTCTGTATGACATTTCCCATACCAATTGGAAATGAATTACAGTATGACTTACGTTCCATTCCTATTTTTGTATCCATCATATACGGTGGCTACATTTCAGGTTTTTTAACCGTACTATCCATATTAATCTATCGGGCTTTTTTAGGCGGAGATGAAGGAATGCTTGCCACCCTAATAGCTATTCCGTTTTTCGTTATATTGCCAACGCTCTTACACCCTTATTGGCGTAAATTCACTAAAAAGAAAAAGCTGGTATTGTTACTACCTATGGCCTTAATAAAAATGATATCCTCTGCCATAGCACTCTCCTTAAGTTCTTATTATTACGGGCTCGGAATGGCACACTATGACCATACCATTTTACACGCTGCTGTTGGTGGGGCAATTTTCTTAATTACTCTTTATCTCTGTTTCTTAACAATTGAATATTTTTACGACGTTCATCAACTACAAAAGCAATACAACCGTGCTAAAAAATTGCAACTTGTATCAGAATTAGCTGCAAGCGTAGCGCATGAAATACGTAATCCATTAACAGTTGTAAATGGATTTATCCAATTACTTGGAACAGAACGTAATAAAGCAAATCAAGAATACGTACCCATTATCTTAAAAGAACTTCAAACAACAGAAAAAGTAATAACAAACTACTTAGAATTAGCCTCTAATGACCTCTCATCCGCTAAACCTTTAGGCACGAAAGATTTAATTAACACAGTTTTCGATTCCATTAATACGTACTCTCAAAACAGCAATGTACAATTAGTTAGATCTGAGAAAAAGAATTACCGAATACGAGGGGATAAAGAACAATTATCTTTAGCTATAATAAATATATTAAAAAATTGTATAGATGCAATTGAACACGAAAATGGCAACATTCAAGTGAAAAGTTATTTAAAAGGAAACGAAGTAAACTTTGAAATTCGTGATAATGGTAAAGGCATGACACTTGAAGAAATAAACATTCTTGGTGAACCTAGATATCAGCTTCATGAAAAAGGAACCGGTTTAGGCCTAATGACTGCTTTTTCCATCATTTATGCACACGGTGGAGATATCTTTATTTCTAGTAAACCTAAAAAAGGAACAACATTCATCGTATCCTTGCCAGGTTACAAAAAAGAAGGAGCTTGA